DNA from Arthrobacter sp. PvP023:
CCTGATCCGAGCACTGCGCTACGCAGGATACGCGGCCGTTGTTTCCGGGGCCGGGCCAACTGTGCTGGTGCTGGCCAACGGGAAAGAAGAGGCAGCCGCGGTGGTGGACTTCATCGAGGCCTATACCCGGGCCAACACGCCGGATGTGGGATGGCGCGTGATGAAGCTGGCGGTGGACGTTGAAGGTGCTAAAGTGGGAGTGCACCGGCGGTAATCCCGCAGGCAGTTAGTTATACGAACCAGAACCCGCAGTCAAAAGAATCCGATGTTGGCCATGGCGCCTGTCTGATCGTTTGCTGCTCTGAACTTCAACTGCGCAACATTCTCCGGTGCCGCCTGCTTGGTCTGTCGCAGGAATCTGCAGAATCGCTCTGCACCCCTGAACCGTCAGTCCGCCATTCCGGTCTTGTTGGAGTGTGCGAGGCGTATCAGTATCCGGCCCTGCTGGCCGAAATTCCATCCGGCAAGGCCGAAATCCGGCTGTAGATCTGAACTGCAGCCCAGATCAAATCATCGCGTCCAGCTCCCAGTCTGGACGCCGTCGAGGGGGAAGGATCCTTCGTGACCGAAACCACTGAGCTGTCTCCAGCTGTGGACACATCTTCTGCTACCGAGTTGTCGGCAGCACCCGCCAAGAGCAGCGGCCTTGCCGGCCTTAAGCTCGCCCAGCTGCAGGCCCTCGCCAGCCAGTTGGGTATTTCCGGCGGATCCCGCATGCGTAAGGGCGATCTGGTGACCGCCATTTCCGCCCATCGTGCGGGTACTCCAGCCACCAAGGCTCCTGCCAAGGGTGCGGAGAAGACCGGCGAGACCATCTCGGCACGGGCCACGGCTCCGGCAGCAGCTGCTCCTGCAGCAGGCGCTCCTGCGGCAGGAACCGCAGCAGAAGCCGCCGAGGCTCCCGCCCAGGAAGGCACCCGGGCCCGGCGCGGCCGCAGCCGCCGCGCAGGCAGCGACGGCGTGATCACCCCTCCCGCCACCGAGGCTCCGGCTCCGGAAGCCGCTCCCAGCGAGGCCCCTGTATCCGCTCCTGACGCCGGCCAGGCCGCCGTGTCCGAAGGTGCTGCGCCGGAAGCTGCAGAGCGCCGCCAGCCGCGCACCCGCAACCGCCGCCGCGGTGAAGCGGCAGCCCAGACGACTGCCCCGGCAGCCGAAGGCGAAGCGCAGGCCGAGGCTCCTGCCGAACAGCGCGGTGCTGAACAGCGCACCGAACAGCGTTCCGGCGAGCAGCGCGAACAGCGCGGTGCAGACCAGGGCGGCGAAGCAGCCGACGCCGGCCAGCGCAACGAACGCCAGTCAACCCGCACCCGTGGCGGACGCGACGGTGGAGACACCTCCGGTGCACCCCGCCGCGATGACACCCGCGACAACACACGCGACAGCGACGATTCGGACGGCGGAAGCCGCCGCAACCGCCGCAACCGCCGTGACCGCAACGACCGCAGCGACCGCTCGGGCGGCCAGGGCCAGGACAACCGCGACAATTCCCGCAACGACCGTTTCCGCGACCGGAACGACCGCCGTCGGGGTCGTGCCCAGGGACCGGACGTCGACGACGTCGAGGTCACTGAGGACGACGTCCTGTTGCCCGTCGCCGGCATCCTGGACGTACTGGAGAACTACGCGTTCATCCGCACCTCCGGCTACCTGCCGGGCCCGAACGACGTCTACGTTTCCCTCGCCCAGGTCAAGAAGTACAACCTGCGCAAGGGCGACGCCGTGGTGGGCGCCATCCGTGCACCTCGTGAAGGCGAAGACCGCAGCCAGCAGTCCGCCCGCCAGAAGTTCAATGCTTTGGTCCGTGTCACCTCGGTCAACGGCAAGACCCCCGAGGAACTCAAGGACCGCGTCGAATTCGCGAAACTCGTCCCGCTGTACCCCTCCGAGCGTCTGCGCCTCGAGACGGATCCCAAGAAGATCGGCCCCCGCGTCATCGACCTGGTTGCCCCGATCGGCAAGGGCCAGCGCGGCCTGATCGTTTCGCCGCCGAAGGCCGGCAAGACGCTCATCCTGCAGTCCATCGCCAACGCCATCACCACCAACAATCCTGAGGTCCACCTCATGATGGTGCTGGTTGACGAACGCCCTGAAGAAGTCACGGACATGCAGCGCACCGTCAAGGGTGAGGTCATTGCCTCCACCTTCGACCGTCCCGCCGACGATCACACCACCGTGGCCGAGCTCTCCATTGAACGCGCCAAGCGCCTCGTGGAAATGGGCATGGACGTCGTGGTGCTCCTGGACTCCATGACCCGCCTGGGCCGCGCCTACAACCTGGCAGCACCGGCCTCCGGCCGCATCCTGTCCGGTGGTGTTGACTCCGCAGCGCTGTACCCGCCGAAGCGCTTCTTCGGTGCAGCCCGCAACATCGAAAACGGTGGCTCGCTCACCATCCTGGCCACCGCTCTCGTCGAGACCGGTTCCAAGATGGACGAGGTCATCTTCGAAGAGTTCAAGGGCACCGGCAACATGGAACTGCGCCTGTCCCGCCAGCTGGCTGACAAGCGCATC
Protein-coding regions in this window:
- the rho gene encoding transcription termination factor Rho; this encodes MTETTELSPAVDTSSATELSAAPAKSSGLAGLKLAQLQALASQLGISGGSRMRKGDLVTAISAHRAGTPATKAPAKGAEKTGETISARATAPAAAAPAAGAPAAGTAAEAAEAPAQEGTRARRGRSRRAGSDGVITPPATEAPAPEAAPSEAPVSAPDAGQAAVSEGAAPEAAERRQPRTRNRRRGEAAAQTTAPAAEGEAQAEAPAEQRGAEQRTEQRSGEQREQRGADQGGEAADAGQRNERQSTRTRGGRDGGDTSGAPRRDDTRDNTRDSDDSDGGSRRNRRNRRDRNDRSDRSGGQGQDNRDNSRNDRFRDRNDRRRGRAQGPDVDDVEVTEDDVLLPVAGILDVLENYAFIRTSGYLPGPNDVYVSLAQVKKYNLRKGDAVVGAIRAPREGEDRSQQSARQKFNALVRVTSVNGKTPEELKDRVEFAKLVPLYPSERLRLETDPKKIGPRVIDLVAPIGKGQRGLIVSPPKAGKTLILQSIANAITTNNPEVHLMMVLVDERPEEVTDMQRTVKGEVIASTFDRPADDHTTVAELSIERAKRLVEMGMDVVVLLDSMTRLGRAYNLAAPASGRILSGGVDSAALYPPKRFFGAARNIENGGSLTILATALVETGSKMDEVIFEEFKGTGNMELRLSRQLADKRIFPAVDVNASGTRREENLLSPEEVKIMWKLRRVLSGLETQQSLELLTNKIRETQSNVEFLMQVQKTTLGAKSDNDK